In Antechinus flavipes isolate AdamAnt ecotype Samford, QLD, Australia chromosome 3, AdamAnt_v2, whole genome shotgun sequence, a genomic segment contains:
- the AUNIP gene encoding aurora kinase A and ninein-interacting protein, with protein sequence MRRRGAAEAEACGVWLDAAALKRRKIQTRLSNPITRMLPPARGEKETIVGFTQRRAQPVGTRQTVIASFFTSKSGKANDGGQGRPSPGSSNQRNKEQKRDVVWLDPPPLFPGEECAQCPETPAASVTKESQELICPSPSPKEVSDYCREAKSAVLSSQDQNIVGSAGVGFAFTPNSEDFCMLAHEREGRKVHCRQGQETKCLMDRAELEKTVFSKEKKQFYDFPQGHQEGKAEKGRVRRGGDTELVEQSPCSDQVFSWDSEQYDTCLRSQLFTEDSQGQRVIAHPSRAALQDVANLTRKPLHTSLNSQVQCQGRSILGISQLNSQTDMLFTQDSQGNRVIKHCF encoded by the exons acTCGATTATCCAATCCCATCACTAGAATGCTGCCTCCAGCTCGAGGTGAAAAAGAAACTATTGTTGGTTTTACTCAAAGAAGAGCTCAACCTGTGGGTACCAGGCAGACTGTCATTGCATCATTTTTTACTTCAAAATCAG GAAAGGCAAATGATGGTGGGCAGGGAAGGCCTTCACCTGGTTCATCAAATCAAAGAAATAAGGAACAGAAAAGAGATGTGGTGTGGTTGGATCCTCCTCCATTGTTCCCTGGGGAAGAGTGTGCCCAGTGTCCTGAAACTCCAGCAGCTTCTGTCACTAAGGAATCTCAAGAGCTCATCTGCCCCTCTCCATCTCCCAAGGAGGTTTCTGACTATTGCAGAGAGGCAAAATCAGCTGTGCTCAGTAGCCAAGACCAGAACATTGTAGGTTCTGCTGGTGTAGGTTTTGCCTTCACCCCAAACTCCGAAGACTTTTGTATGTTAGCCCATGAAAGAGAGGGTAGGAAAGTACATTGTAGACAAGGGCAAGAGACCAAGTGCCTAATGGATAGggcagaattggaaaagacagtattttccaaagaaaagaaacagttctATGACTTTCCCCAAGGCCACCAAGAAGGCAAAGCAGAGAAAGGAAGGGTCAGGAGGGGAGGGGACACAGAGTTAGTGGAACAAAGTCCCTGTTCTGATCAAGTCTTTTCTTGGGATAGTGAGCAGTATGACACATGCTTGAGAAGCCAGTTGTTCACGGAAGATTCCCAGGGCCAGAGGGTCATTGCTCATCCTTCTCGAGCTGCTCTTCAAGATGTAGCCAACCTTACAAGAAAGCCCCTACATACATCCCTTAATTCTCAGGTTCAGTGCCAAGGCAGGTCTATCCTGGGCATCTCTCAGTTAAATTCCCAGACTGATATGCTCTTTACCCAGGATTCTCAAGGTAATAGAGTTATTAAGCACTGTTTTTGA
- the MTFR1L gene encoding mitochondrial fission regulator 1-like, with protein sequence METDSTIPLWQNKPHGAARSVVRRIGTNLPLKPCPRASFQTLPNISDLYLSDVPPVPTLADIAWIAADEEETYARVRSDTRPLRHKWKPSPLFVMQRNASVPNLRGPEEKLLALKKPVLPALSRTTELQDELSHLRSQIAKIVAADAASSSLTPDFLSSGSSNVSSPLPCFGSSLHSTTSFVISDITEEAELEGPELPSVPMLCSASSECCKTDSKAACSLAEEEDCVSLSKASSFADMMGILKDIHRMKQSQDLNRSLMKEEDPAVLISEVLRRKFALKEEDISMKGN encoded by the exons ATGGAAACAGATTCT ACTATCCCACTCTGGCAGAACAAACCACATGGAGCTGCTCGAAGTGTGGTGAGGAGGATTGGGACTAACCTGCCTTTGAAGCCATGTCCTCGGGCATCTTTTCAG ACACTGCCCAACATCTCTGACCTGTATTTGAGCGATGTGCCCCCTGTCCCTACTTTGGCTGATATTGCCTGGATAGCAGCAGATGAAGAGGAAACGTATGCTCGAGTCAG GAGTGACACTCGGCCCTTGCGGCATAAGTGGAAGCCCAGCCCACTGTTCGTCATGCAGCGCAACGCCTCAGTGCCCAACCTTCGAGGGCCAGAGGAGAAGCTCCTGGCCTTGAAGAAGCCTGTCCTACCAGCCCTGAGCCGAACTACTGAGCTACAAGATGAGCTAAGTCACCTACGCAGCCAGATTGCCAAGATTGTGGCAGCAGATGCAG cttcgTCTTCATTAACGCCAGATTTCTTATCTTCAGGAAGTTCAAATGTCTCTTCTCCCTTACCTTGTTTTGGATCCTCATTGCACTCTACAACTTCCTTTGTCATTAGTGACATCACAGAGGAGGCTGAGTTAGAAGGCCCTGAGCTTCCATCGGTTCCCATGCTTTGTTCTGCCAGCTCTGAATGTTGTAAAACTGATTCCAAAGCTGCCTGCAGCTTGGCTGAAGAGGAGGACTGTGTGTCTCTCTCAAAGGCTAGCAGCTTTGCAGACATGATGGGCATCCTGAAGGATATTCACCGGATGAAGCAGAGCCAAGATCT AAATCGGAGCTTGATGAAGGAAGAAGACCCTGCTGTCCTCATTTCAGAGGTGTTGAGGAGAAAGTTTGCTCTGAAAGAAGAGGATATCAGCATGAAAGGAAATTGA